The genomic interval CCTTCATTACTGTATATTAAAATACTTGATTGAATGCTAGTTTATCTTATTTAGTCGCTGATGAATCCTTCGCTGCTGGTGCTTCTGCCGCCGGTGCAGCAGGGGTAACCTGAGTTGCACTACCAGCCAGTACTTCCGCTTCATGAGCGCCATTGTTCTGGACACTGCGGATGTACGCAGCTACTTTCCAGCGCTGTTCCCTGTCCAGCTGACTGGCGTAACTACCCATAGCATTGAAACCATAAGTCATTACGTGGAACAGACGTCCCTGTGTGTATTCAGCCTTAGGACCACTACCCAGGTTTGCCGGTGCAGCTACATAAGGACCATTACCGCCATTGTAAAGCGGACCATTACCGTCCAGCTTTGAACCGTGGCAGATCGCACAGTAGATATTAAATAAACGTTTTCCTTCCTCCAGATCCGCTTTTGTGAGAATCAGTGGATTTTTTACTGCATTAGCCAGAGCGGTATCTGCCGCTTTCAGATGGTAAGGCAGCAGCTCTCCTCTTTTTACTGTTCCTTCTACCGGCTTCATTGTAGAAAGACGCTCACTATAGAACTCGTAAGCACGGGATTCAAACATATCCGGCATATAATGTGAGCCGGGTTTTCTGTTGTTCTTTCCGCATGCCGATAACAAAGCTCCACTTACCAAAGCAGCCGCGATCAATATGTTGGAAGTCCTTTTCATCTGTATATTATAATTCAAGCTTATGTTCTGTGTGCTCCTCCCGGGGAAATGCTTCTCCGGAAAGTTTTAATTTCTGAGTTTATGCATTAACAGCTTCTACCCGTTTGGTTTCAAACAGGCGGTCTTCACGGTCGAAACGACCATACCACCAACCTGCTTCCGCACGCTGCTCATTGATCTGCTGTCCGCCAATACTTGCGAGGAAGCTTTTCAGCTCTTCAGTATTGGTCTTGGAAGTCACTTCGATCGCCATTACAAACAGATCGTCTGTCTGACGCGGATGGAAGATATGCTTCTTTACAAAAGGAGCCAGCTGACACAGGTAGCAGAATGTGAGCACCATACCTACTGCAGAGAACAATACTGTCAACTCGAAAGTGATAGGAATGAACGCCGGCAGCGGAAAGTGAGGTTTACCACCTATATTCATAGGCCAGTCAGAGTTAAATACCCAGCTCATGCAGGATAATGCCGTAGTAGTACCGGTGATACCGTATATGAAGCCGGCAGTGTGCAGGCTGGTTTCCCGCAGACCCAATGCGTGGTCAAGACCATGCACCGGAAATGGTGTGTACACATCGTGAATCTTGTAACCTGCAGTTCTTACTTTTTTCACTGCCGGAAACAATACCGCCTCATCACTAAAACTTGCTACAACAAAATTTTTAACCGCCATATGTTTAAAAAATTCTTAGTCTAAAAAACGAAATCCAGATCTCTTTACATGCCCGGTATGACCCGGTGATAAGATTAGTTATGTGCATGCGCTACAGCACCGTGTGCATCGTGATGATGATCATCGTGGTGGTGTAAACCTGCTTCAAACTCTTCTGCAGGCTGCTGCTCATATTTCTCCATACCTCTCTTGAAGCTTTCACCAGATGTCTTCAGTACGCTCTTGATCTCAGCTACAGCAATAACCGGGAAGTATTTAGCGAACAGGAAGAAGCAGGTAAAGAACAATCCGAAAGTACCCATGTAGAAACCAACTTCCGGCCAGGATGGACGATAGTAGCTCCAGCTGGATGGCAGGTAATCGCGGTACAATGAAGTACAGATGATCACGAAACGCTCGAACCACATACCGATGTTCACAATGATAGACATTACAAAGGTTACGGCTACGTTCCTTCTCATTTTCCTGAACCAGAATACCTGCGGAGTGATCACGTTACAGGTCATCATGATCCAGTAAGACCAACCCAGCGGACCAGCTGCACGGTATTTATAGAATGTAGCGAATTCATAAGGAACACCTGCATACCATGCCATGAACAACTCAGTCAGATATGCACAACCCACAACAGAACCTGTCAGTACAATTACCTTGTTCATGGCTTCCATGTGGCCCATGGTAATGTAGTCCTCAAGTTTTAATATTTTACGTACGATGATCAGCAGGGTCTGTACCATTGCGAATCCGGAGAAGATCGCACCCGCCACGAAGTAAGGAGGGAAGATGGTAGTATGCCAACCAGGAATTACAGAAGTAGCGAAGTCGAAAGATACGATGGTGTGTACTGAGAGTACCAGTGGTGTTGATAAACCTGCCAGTACCAGCGACAGTGCTTCATGACGTTGCCAGTGTTTGGTAGAACCAGTCCAGCCGAAAGAAGCGATACCATATAATAACTTACGCAGTTTGGTTTTAGCCCTGTCACGCACTGTTGCGAAGTCAGGGATCAGACCGGAATACCAGAACAGGAGAGATACGGTAAAGTAAGTAGAGATCGCAAACACGTCCCACAACAGAGGGGAGTTGAAGTTCACCCACAGCGGACCACGGGTGTTAGGATAAGGCAATACGAAGAAGGCCATCCATACACGACCCATGTGGAAGATCGGGAACTGACCGGCGCACATTACCGCAAAGATGGTCATGGCTTCTGCCGCACGGTTTACCCCAGTACGCCATCCCTGACGGAACAGCAGGAGGATGGCGGAGATCAGCGTACCGGCGTGACCGATACCTACCCACCATACGAAGTTGGTGATATCCCAACCCCAACCAATAGTCTTGTTCAGGTTCCACACACCTGTACCGTAATAAACTTCCCAGCTTACGGAGAAGACACCGAAACCCAGCAACAGCAAGGAAATGAAAAAGCCCACATACCACAATTTCCCAGGCTTGGCTTCAATCGGGCTGATGATATCTTCTGTTACCTGGTGGTAATCTTTCACCCCATCAACTAATGGTTCTCTTAGTGTGGATTCGTACTTTAAATGCATAATTCTTTAAGCTTTTCCCCCTACGCCCGCACCTGGATGCAGAATAAGGAGCTTTTATTGTTCTAAACTTAAAACTTTATCTCTCTGTTAATCTTTCTTTCTAGT from Chitinophaga filiformis carries:
- a CDS encoding c-type cytochrome produces the protein MKRTSNILIAAALVSGALLSACGKNNRKPGSHYMPDMFESRAYEFYSERLSTMKPVEGTVKRGELLPYHLKAADTALANAVKNPLILTKADLEEGKRLFNIYCAICHGSKLDGNGPLYNGGNGPYVAAPANLGSGPKAEYTQGRLFHVMTYGFNAMGSYASQLDREQRWKVAAYIRSVQNNGAHEAEVLAGSATQVTPAAPAAEAPAAKDSSATK
- a CDS encoding DUF3341 domain-containing protein, whose amino-acid sequence is MAVKNFVVASFSDEAVLFPAVKKVRTAGYKIHDVYTPFPVHGLDHALGLRETSLHTAGFIYGITGTTTALSCMSWVFNSDWPMNIGGKPHFPLPAFIPITFELTVLFSAVGMVLTFCYLCQLAPFVKKHIFHPRQTDDLFVMAIEVTSKTNTEELKSFLASIGGQQINEQRAEAGWWYGRFDREDRLFETKRVEAVNA
- the nrfD gene encoding NrfD/PsrC family molybdoenzyme membrane anchor subunit translates to MHLKYESTLREPLVDGVKDYHQVTEDIISPIEAKPGKLWYVGFFISLLLLGFGVFSVSWEVYYGTGVWNLNKTIGWGWDITNFVWWVGIGHAGTLISAILLLFRQGWRTGVNRAAEAMTIFAVMCAGQFPIFHMGRVWMAFFVLPYPNTRGPLWVNFNSPLLWDVFAISTYFTVSLLFWYSGLIPDFATVRDRAKTKLRKLLYGIASFGWTGSTKHWQRHEALSLVLAGLSTPLVLSVHTIVSFDFATSVIPGWHTTIFPPYFVAGAIFSGFAMVQTLLIIVRKILKLEDYITMGHMEAMNKVIVLTGSVVGCAYLTELFMAWYAGVPYEFATFYKYRAAGPLGWSYWIMMTCNVITPQVFWFRKMRRNVAVTFVMSIIVNIGMWFERFVIICTSLYRDYLPSSWSYYRPSWPEVGFYMGTFGLFFTCFFLFAKYFPVIAVAEIKSVLKTSGESFKRGMEKYEQQPAEEFEAGLHHHDDHHHDAHGAVAHAHN